A genome region from Scyliorhinus canicula chromosome 16, sScyCan1.1, whole genome shotgun sequence includes the following:
- the LOC119950963 gene encoding interferon-induced protein with tetratricopeptide repeats 5-like yields MSIIQKNLLKVKLNQLQCHFTWIPQKDNIDLDGMKQTLQDSVKFDEKYQATSYNQLAFVNCLQENCEEAIQNLKEAERILRDNHEDEFDKRIIVTYGNYAWVYFRMGKLTEAQSYLDKLERICQQFPGASGYTAMIPEVYGEKGWSLLSSAAKCYEEAVECFQRALEEDTDNVEWNFGFATALMRLEEHSGKPENGKFSELVMQLKRVLELDPGHTVAMVLLALKLQDLNENEKALRLVEQALQKTPDQLYMIRYAAKFYRRAGEVGKALELLEKGLKIIPNSAFFHHQIGLCYKIKLIQLIKSDSKSSRNFKLQRKVTLINQCKHHFDEAFRLKPSLIMAKLAFAEICTIDKDHDKAEAIYKNLLNLEYITLENKQEIYLEAGKFEFYHKKSELNASKCYLEGFKIKHASKARERCRYYLEKTAENRLCENRRDIQAFCIRGIIHMVDGQECFEKVLEIERSNEE; encoded by the coding sequence TATCATACAGAAGAACTTGTTGAAAGTGAAGCTCAATCAGCTTCAATGCCACTTCACGTGGATTCCACAGAAAGATAACATTGATCTGGACGGTATGAAGCAAACTTTACAAGATTCAGTGAAGTTTGATGAGAAATATCAAGCCACCTCTTACAACCAACTCGCTTTTGTAAACTGTCTGCAAGAAAACTGTGAGGAGGCGATTCAAAACTTAAAGGAAGCTGAAAGAATTCTGAGGGACAATCATGAAGATGAGTTTGATAAAAGAATCATCGTCACCTATGGAAACTATGCCTGGGTATATTTTCGCATGGGGAAACTGACAGAGGCTCAGTCCTACCTCGACAAACTGGAGAGGATCTGTCAACAATTTCCTGGTGCCTCTGGGTACACAGCAATGATACCTGAAGTATACGGGGAGAAGGGTTGGTCACTGCTGAGTTCTGCAGCTAAATGCTATGAAGAGGCAGTGGAATGTTTTCAAAGGGCCCTGGAAGAAGATACGGATAACGTTGAATGGAACTTTGGCTTTGCAACTGCCCTGATGCGTCTGGAAGAGCATtctgggaagccagagaatgGGAAATTCAGTGAATTAGTGATGCAGTTGAAACGTGTTCTGGAGCTTGATCCAGGTCACACTGTAGCCATGGTTCTGCTGGCTTTAAAACTGCAAGACCTCAATGAAAATGAGAAAGCACTCAGATTAGTTGAACAAGCATTGCAGAAGACCCCTGATCAACTATACATGATACGCTACGCAGCAAAATTTTACAGAAGAGCTGGAGAAGTGGGAAAAGCTTTGGAACTTTTGGAGAAAGGATTGAAAATTATCCCAAACTCTGCCTTCTTCCATCATCAAATAGGTCTGTGTTACAAAATCAAACTAATCCAGCTGATCAAATCTGACAGCAAAAGCAGTCGCAATTTTAAACTTCAACGAAAAGTTACATTGATTAATCAATGCAAGCACCATTTTGATGAAGCATTCAGGCTCAAGCCATCACTTATCATGGCAAAACTAGCATTTGCAGAAATCTGCACAATAGATAAAGACCATGACAAAGCAGAAGCCATCTACAAAAACTTATTGAATTTGGAATATATTACCTTGGAAAATAAGCAAGAAATATATCTTGAGGCTGGGAAATTTGAATTTTATCACAAAAAATCTGAATTAAATGCCAGCAAATGTTATCTGGAAGGATTTAAAATCAAACATGCTTCAAAGGCACGAGAAAGGTGTCGCTACTACTTGGAGAAGACAGCTGAGAATCGGCTTTGCGAGAACCGAAGAGATATCCAGGCTTTTTGCATTCGTGGGATCATACATATGGTGGATGGGCAGGAATGCTTTGAAAAGGTTTTGGAGATTGAACGTAGCAACGAAGAATAG